TGCGGGTCGCGATCCTGCAGCATCCAGGGCAGTCCGGCCACGAAGCAGCGACCGGACTCGCTGAATTCCGGGCGCGGATAGAGGAAACGGCCAGGATTCTCGCGCGCCCAGGCGAGCAGCCCCTCGGCCGTGCGCGGCATGCGCGGCACCCGATCGGGCGCATAGGTCAGCAGCGGGCCGCCGGGCGATGCCACGATCACCTGGGCATGTTCGCGCAGCACGCCGCGCAGCACGCGGCCGAGCGGCGTCAGCAGCTCGTCCATCGGCGGCAGCAGGGGCTGGATGCGCGCGCCCATGGGTTCCCAGAGGTCCAGTTCGGCGCCCATCGCCGCGCCGTCCAGGTTGGTCAGCACGACATGGTAGGGTGGGCGGCCCGCCGCCACCTGCGCGCGGATGTCACCGAAGAGGTATTCCATATGCGTACGCTCGGCGCTGACGCCGGCGAGTAGCCCGGGATTGGCCTCGGCGAAGCCGTTGAAGATGAAGGGGCCGTTCGCCGTCTCCGTGAGGTCGAGCTGGCGCAGCATGAAGGGGCGCGCCTGGGCGCGCGCCGGCGCGGCGCCGGGACCCCCCGCGGCGAGGCCGAGGGTCGTACCGGCCAGCACCGCGCGGCGGGTGGGGTGGGGTGCCATGCTCAGCGCCCCCCCGGATCGCGCCCGCCACGGCGCGCCAGTGGGCTTTCGCGCTGCGAGGGGCTGACAGGGGCGACCGGCGTCGTGTCGTCGCGCAGGCCGAGATAGCGCATCACCGCCGCCATGCGCCCGCCACCCGCCGGCGCCGGCGCCGCGGCCGGCGGCACCTCGGCCGGGGCCTCGGGCGGCTCAACGCTCGCCATGCCCGTCATCAGCACCAGCGAGGCGCCGTAGTAGTCGGGGGATTCACTGATGGCGATGCGGCGCATGGGCGCGGTCACGCCGGTCCGCATCGCCGCGAACTGCGCGACGGCGAGAATGCCCGCATGCCCCGGATAGGGTGAGATCTGGTCCCGGTAGAGGTCGGTCCAGGCGGGCGGGCGATAGGGGTGGCTCTGGTCGAAGAAGAAGCGCGCGGCCGCCTCCACCGAGGGCTCGGGCAGGCCGGCCCAGGCGAGATGAACCGGAATGCGGACCGCGTCCCAGGAGAAACGCGGCGGCCAGTCCGGCGCGGGGCGGATCGTCGCATCGCGGGAGATCTCGCACCAGTCGGGCGGCAGGCGCCAGCGCCCCAGCGCGCTCGCACGCAGGATGTCGAGCGAGGCCGCTTCCAGCGCCGCCCAGCTCGCATCGGGCACATGGCGCGAGAGGGCGCGGAAGGCGCCGATCGCGAAGTAGGAGGGGTTCACGACGATCGTGTTGCCGCGCTGGAATCCGCGCACACCCGGGAGCAGGATGCGGCGGCCCACGAAATCCGTGGTGCAGGCGCGCAGCACGTCACGCGCGATGCGCGTGGCGGCCTCGGCATAGCTGGCCTCGCCCCATTTGTGCGCCGCGCGCAGCAGCGCCCAGGCGATCAGGAGGTCGCCATCCGTCGCGTTGTTCTGGTCGGGCACGGTGGGCGTGCCGCGGGGGACGTATTTCCAGGCGAAGAGCGAGTCGGTCGCGCGGCGCAGGGTCCGGCCGATCCAGCCCCACATCTGGTCGAAGGCCGCGCGGTCGTCGAAGAAGACGGCGAAGAGCATGCCGTAGGACTGCCCCTCGCTGTGCGAGATGCCCGCATTGCCGGTGTCCACCACGCGGCCATCGGGGGCCAGGTAGCGGCGCTTGAAGGCGGTCCAGTCCTCCGGCAGCGGCGCGGTTCCGCGGCTGCCCGCGGCCTGGACCCTGACGATGAAGGGCGCGGGAAGCCTGGGTGATGGGGAGAGGGTCAAGGGTAACATCCTGGAGGTCGGCTTCGCGGGCCCGAGGCTTGGCGGTGGAGAATGCCCGGCCATTCTGTGCCGTGCCGGCCGGGCGCGCCTTGCGCGGCCGCAAGGCCACCCGGCGTTCCTCAGGGCGTGGCGCGCTCCCGATGACGAATGGCGGCGCGCCAGGCCTTTTCCTCGCCCTTCAGGTAGTCGCGGAAGCCCTCCCGCGGGATCTGGGCGGGCTCGATCGCCAGTGGCGCCAGGATCTGCCGCGTGGCCTCGGCCCGCATCACCGCCAGCGCCGTGCGGCAGAGGCGGTCCAGGATGAAATCGGGGGTGCGGGCCGGCGCGAACAGGGCGAAATCCGTGGTGACGGCGTAGCCCGGCAGGCCGCTCTCGGCGATGGTCGGCACCTCGCGCAGGGGCGCTGCCCGCACGGCGGAGGAGACGGCAAGCGGCCGCAGGCCGCCGCCCGCGATGCGCGGGATGGCGGTGACGAGATCAATGAAGGCGAACTGCACCTGGTCCTGCAGCACGGCATGCATGGCGGGGGCGCCGCCGCTGAAGGTCATGTGCTGGAAGCGGATGCCGAACCCCTTGGCGAAGAGCTCGACCGCGAGGTGGTTGGTGACGCCGATGCCGGCCGAGCCGTAGCGCAGCCGCTCGGGCGCGAGGCGTGCGGCCTCCACCAGGTCCTGCAGGGTACGGAAGCCCGAATCCGCATGGACGCAAAGCACCATGGGCGTGCTGGCGACAAGGCAGACCGGCGCGAAGTCCCGCTCGATGACGAGCGGCGTGTCCAGGTAGTGCGTGGCCATGGCGAAGGTGCTGTTCGGGCTCAGCACCAGGCGGTGCCCGTCGGGGGCCGCGCGCGCCACGTCTGCCATGGCGGTGAGGCCGCTCTCGCCCGTGATCACCTCGATGTTGAAGGGCTGGCCGAGATTGGCAGCGAGCCGGCGGCCCAGGAGTTGCGCGACGAAATGCGTGGCGCCACCCACCGCGAAGGGCACGACGATGGTGACCGGGCGGGTCGGATAGGCGTCCACCGCGCGGGCCGGCCGCGCGGCGCCGAGCAGGGCCGCGGTGGCGAGCAGGCCGCGCCGGGTGGCGGGAAGGGGCTGTGCCATCGCTTCAGGCTCCGGTCAGGACGGCCAGTTGCCATCCGAAGGAAGGGGCGTCGGCGCGCTGGCGCACCGGGAAGCGCTGTGCCTGCCGGAGGCGTTCGGCCGGCACGCCCTCGGGCACCAGCAGCACCTCGCCCTGCGCGGAGATCAGCGCGATGGGCGCCCCCGCATGACCCTCCTCGCGTCGGATCACGCCCACCACCCACTCCCAGAGGATGTGGGAGCCGATCATCGCGACGATCCGCCCCTCCCGGTCCCGGATGGGGGAGGTGAAGTCGATCAGCCGCAGCATGCCCTGCGAGGGGTCGCGGTTCAGGGCGCGCTGGAGCAGCACCGCGTCATGCACGTCCACCGCCGCCTCGCGCCGCGTGCCCTCGATGAACCAGGGGCGCTGGCTGACATCATCGCCTTCCAGCAGCTTGCGCGTCGCGGCCAGGACGCGGCCATCGGCGACCGTCGCGACGCCGATCCAGATGATGTGCGGCGCATTGTCATGCGCGGTGTCGAGGATGAAGCGCAGCTCCTCGGCATCCTGCGGCGGCCAGAACTCCTGGACCGAGCGCGCCACCCATTGCAGGTGGTCCCATTGGCGGTCGAGCAGGATGGCGAGGCGCGATGCGATCCCCGCCGGGTCGCGCAGCGCGGGGGCGAGGGGGGCGAGGCCCGCGGTCTGCGCCCCGGCGCCGGTGGCGAGCGCGGCGAGCCAGCCGGCCAGCAAGGCCGCGCGGCGCGTGGAGGCCATCATCGCGGTCGCTCCATGGAGGTGATGTCGAACTGACGGATGAGCGAGAGCCATCGCTGGTTCTCCGCCTCGAAATAGGCGGGGAAGGCGGCGCGCGTCCCGCGTACCGGCTCGACGCCGATGGGTGCCAGCAGCGCCTTCACATCCTGGCCCGACAGCGCCTCTATGCTCGCTTCAGAGAGCCGGGCCAGGGTGTCATCGGGTGTGCCGGCGCGGGCGAAGAGGGCGAAGTCGGTGGCGACCTCGAAGCCGGGCAGCCCGGCCTCGGCCAGGGTCGGCACGTCTGGGAGCTGGGCCGTGCGCTGGCCGGCGGTGACG
This region of Sediminicoccus rosea genomic DNA includes:
- a CDS encoding glycosyl hydrolase family 8, with amino-acid sequence MTLSPSPRLPAPFIVRVQAAGSRGTAPLPEDWTAFKRRYLAPDGRVVDTGNAGISHSEGQSYGMLFAVFFDDRAAFDQMWGWIGRTLRRATDSLFAWKYVPRGTPTVPDQNNATDGDLLIAWALLRAAHKWGEASYAEAATRIARDVLRACTTDFVGRRILLPGVRGFQRGNTIVVNPSYFAIGAFRALSRHVPDASWAALEAASLDILRASALGRWRLPPDWCEISRDATIRPAPDWPPRFSWDAVRIPVHLAWAGLPEPSVEAAARFFFDQSHPYRPPAWTDLYRDQISPYPGHAGILAVAQFAAMRTGVTAPMRRIAISESPDYYGASLVLMTGMASVEPPEAPAEVPPAAAPAPAGGGRMAAVMRYLGLRDDTTPVAPVSPSQRESPLARRGGRDPGGR
- a CDS encoding tripartite tricarboxylate transporter substrate binding protein, which gives rise to MAQPLPATRRGLLATAALLGAARPARAVDAYPTRPVTIVVPFAVGGATHFVAQLLGRRLAANLGQPFNIEVITGESGLTAMADVARAAPDGHRLVLSPNSTFAMATHYLDTPLVIERDFAPVCLVASTPMVLCVHADSGFRTLQDLVEAARLAPERLRYGSAGIGVTNHLAVELFAKGFGIRFQHMTFSGGAPAMHAVLQDQVQFAFIDLVTAIPRIAGGGLRPLAVSSAVRAAPLREVPTIAESGLPGYAVTTDFALFAPARTPDFILDRLCRTALAVMRAEATRQILAPLAIEPAQIPREGFRDYLKGEEKAWRAAIRHRERATP
- a CDS encoding cache domain-containing protein, with amino-acid sequence MMASTRRAALLAGWLAALATGAGAQTAGLAPLAPALRDPAGIASRLAILLDRQWDHLQWVARSVQEFWPPQDAEELRFILDTAHDNAPHIIWIGVATVADGRVLAATRKLLEGDDVSQRPWFIEGTRREAAVDVHDAVLLQRALNRDPSQGMLRLIDFTSPIRDREGRIVAMIGSHILWEWVVGVIRREEGHAGAPIALISAQGEVLLVPEGVPAERLRQAQRFPVRQRADAPSFGWQLAVLTGA
- a CDS encoding extracellular solute-binding protein, translated to MAPHPTRRAVLAGTTLGLAAGGPGAAPARAQARPFMLRQLDLTETANGPFIFNGFAEANPGLLAGVSAERTHMEYLFGDIRAQVAAGRPPYHVVLTNLDGAAMGAELDLWEPMGARIQPLLPPMDELLTPLGRVLRGVLREHAQVIVASPGGPLLTYAPDRVPRMPRTAEGLLAWARENPGRFLYPRPEFSESGRCFVAGLPWMLQDRDPHDPEDGWPATWEYLAELDRHVAYYPTTTLAAMQELAEGGADIVATTLGVDILNRVTGLLPEGIGLAPLAGMHWIPTGLFVAVLRGHAPAELDTIAQAIAYLLSEPVQRTFFGRGQYWPGPVRQGIALENAPPEMRGELRRLVRSWAPSLIASQHVAPPLLLEETLTMLRRWDEDISAWHGVRP